GGCTCAAACAACTTGAGATCTTCATCATCCGAGTTCTCAAGAGAAGGCTCACTCACTGGGTGCAGGTCACACAGCTTACCATCAACATTAGGAATTTCTGGATCAAaaaattcatcatcatcattatcatcaacaaaaACCTTAtcaacttcatcatcatcattaccaccaaccttgccgtcatcaccaccagcctCACTATCACCACCTATTGTGCCCAACTCCATGTCAATGCTAACTGAAAACAGAGCTGAAGAGGAACTGGAGTTCTCTTCCGTTGTCTCTCTGGATGGCAGTCCTATCTCCTGTGCTGCCAGACGTACATCGGCCCAACTCGGCGTGGCACTCTTGCAGATAGCCGACCTGAAGTAGGGCCACCAGATGAAGAACTGGTCGAGGTAGGTGCCGCCGTGCAGCCAGTTGGCCAGGGCTGTTGGGCTGTGGCTAAGGTCAAACCGCTGAATGCTGCTGATCTGTGTGGGGTTTATGCAAAGATGAGACCAGTGACTGTGCAGAGACCATAAGAATATATAGCATTGTGCAGAGAAGACCATGGTACCAATGATTGTGTCAAGAAGATCAGTGAGAATATACAGAATGCAGTGACATTGAGCAGTGACATCAAGCAGTCACATCAGGCAGTGATGTCTCAAAACCTAGTCATCCTCACATAAACAAATCTAGTGGATATTAACCAACACTACACAGCCAACACAAGACAACATCATCAAGCAGCAACCTCAAGCAGAAACATCCCCAGAACCCAGCAAGTCACAACTACAGACCCAACGTAAACTAAcatcacaccacaacaccagctcaCCTCACAGGGCACGTCACCACTCTTGGGATGCACCAGCTTGGCCAGACACCTCACACGCTCTGGGTCGGCGATGAAGTCTGAGCCAGAGCACTCGCCCATCGCCACCTTCCACTGGAGTGTGAAGGATGAGTAGCTTGGCCACCTTGGCATCCCGGGGCACGATGAACAGCACGCGATTGGCTGTCTTCATGGATGTCTTCATCCATCTGGTTGGGTtctgtgggggagggaggagtggtgaCTTAACCTTTCATATGCAACACTTCACAGCACTATAAACAATGTGTGGAGTCTACATTAGCATGTgcaagaaaggaatggatgaaaagtGTGCTTCCCAATTTCTAGTCATGTAGTGTTTGGAGGTGGTTGTACAATGAGAGGAAATAACCTTGACTGGTTAGTGGCTTGGGAAAGATGTAGCAAACAGCAGTGCATGGGtggaggaacagagggagaTGTGAGGAAGAAGTGGTCGTCTAaagaggtggtgatgatttTTCAGCTcttctctttagggactggcacctcatttgggctctctctctctctctctctctctctctctctctctctctctctctctctctctctctctctctctctctctctctctctctctctctctctctcttagccagAGACCCTCAAACACTGCACTAGTTTGTCCTGAATTCTACTTAGTGTATTGTAAGTGAATAATACTAATTCCTACATTTTGTCCTTGTTCATTAATCCTAATTTTTATTACAAAAActaaaacactggaaatgcaggaaaagtaaagaagatttAGAAGAATGAATTAATATTCACATGTGTACAGTGAATGATTGTGCTAAAGTGAAAATATTGCATGGTTTCACTTAAATTTATCATGTTTTTTGTCATCTTACACTGAATtcatgcaaaaataaataaataaataaataaaaaataaaaataagaaaaaagatagtGTAAACCGAGTCACCTGTAAATAAGAAGTTAACTATTCATCTCCATGGAAAGGAAATCCTGACctaacaagaaaacaatgcattttGAGAATACACGCCTTATTTTATTTAAACCCTGTTCTCTGTACgttcctcctcattccctcccagcACAGTGGTGTCAACtagaaaggaaacacaaagtCCTTTTTTACACTTGTACTAATATATTActtttacttgaataaaagtGTAAGAAACTGGAAATATGTCTACCTTAAAAAATATCCTTGGTATTCTTCATTAAATGTTTTGATGCCTTATCTCGAGTATTATTAGCTGCCTCTAATGGAAATTAttagggttctcaagggtgttttcatgaatcAAGTGATAAttcaacaggctgtagtgggagtgactggggttttcaagagtgtttttacacacacacacacacacacagacaggataACAAGATGACAATATTAAAAGAACACAATGAAATCAAATGTATAATAATTAATGTGAGGTTGAACATTAGCAGATTTGTATGtagtatgtttttatgtttgtatTTCAGTGGGTTTTCACATCAAATGCATGGATAAAACAATAGCAAGAtgacaacttaaaaaaaaaacagtgaaacagAATACAGGAGAATTAATAAGAGTGCCAGTAACAGAaggtatgtagtgtgtgtgtgtgtgtgtgtgtgtgtgtgtgtgtgtgtgtgtgtcctcaccTCCAAGACCACCTCACTGTCCATCATGAGGGGGGTGACGCTGCACAAGTTACGCAAAAACTCGGCGAGCTTCTTGACAAACTCGAGGGCAGCATGGCTCTCAGGGTGGTACACCAGGAGGGTGGTGGTCTGCTTGGTGGCCAGGCTCTCAAAGAATTCTGATGAGGAGGAATATTGATAAGCAAGGTGTCTTCAAGGGGGATATCCAGttcctcatctctttccctctgttCTATTGTGTTGTTTGTATTGTTGAAAGTTTtaagagggagggacggaggggatGTATATATGAGGTGatagggaagtgaggggagaggggagggagagtgaggggagaggggagggagagtgaggggagaggggtatTGCCTTTCTGAAACCTGTtagatgccagagagagagagagagagagagagagagagagagagagagagagagagagagagagagagagagagagagagagagagagagagagagagagagagagagagagagagagagagagagagagagagagagagagaatttgtggcGTATCTTTAATCCTTAAATGTTTCACTGCTACAAAGCAACAGCTTTTATTAATAGGCTTGGTGGAAGTCCCAggggattttcaagagtgcgTGATTCTACTGCTACAACTCAGTGACTTTTAACACataaggataaataaaaggtgaacaaaactgaaaacaaagaaaaaaaagaaagaaaagatgaacaaTTTAGTAATTCCTCAGACaccaaaaatattaataagaggAAACATGAGGAAGAGTACTCCCGTCAtatgaggaaggtgaggagagcatggaaggtgaggagagagtacaagatgaggaggaacagaaaaggaaggtttcaagacacttatccttgcTCACATCACCTCATTTCCTACCCTGCTGATATCACACACACTTGAACagactcacacacccacacacacacacacacacacacacacacacacacacacacatggcctgACCTGACCCACCAGTTACTCACCTCTGTTCACTCTGCGCCGGTTCCATATCATCAGGAAAACACAGATAATGAATAGGATGATGCATAAGATGACCAGAAGCAGAATGTACCCCATCAGACTGGTCGGAatgtctgcagagagagagagagagagagagagagagagagagagagagagagagagagagagagagagagagagagagagagagagagagagagagagagagagagagagagagagagagagagagagagagagagagagagagagagagagagagagagagagaatggaaaaaaaaagtttatggtTTAAAAGACATCATTGGTTCCTTTTCCATGTTTCTCATCACATCAGgccttttatcattttgttaCTGCTATTTTGTGTTGGTATTAACTGTGTTGCTGTATTTCACCCTTACTTGTTGGTGTACGAAGAGAAGATATGTACCTGTAAATCCGGTGTAGCTAATTTCATCATGATCTGTGTTACTGCTGTTTTGTATCAGtgtcctttctttatttattcatctgatGTTTAAGTTATGTCTTAAAAGGGAAAATATCTACTCATCACTCACACAAAACCACTAATTTTTCCAAGTTCCTCATCATAACAGGCATTTTGTCTTGAGACTTTACTTACAGAATTTTGGTGACACTGCGATATAGCAACCCTTGGTGCCGTTGGTCATGGGGCACCAATCTGAGACAATCTGTACCCTCACTGTGTAGTTCCCAACCTTGCTCACAGGAGTCAGCTCAACAGACCACAGATCATCACTTGTGTTCTTTGTCACAATGCTGGGGGTGGTGAGGAGTGAGTGGGGGACAGGAGCAGAAAACAGGGGTATCTATGCATATGGTActgttcatttattctttccacCGCAACACAAAACAATTAGCAGAACCAGAAGCagtgcgtgaagtctttataaacatgtacaagaaagttagcgatcaAAAAGggtatattttgcaatttcttcccagttcaaagattggatatggctgtagaacaagtaaagggaaaggtgcaccaagtggcagtcaaagggttaagtttGCAAGTACCTGGCATCCCTCAAGGCCCCTGTCACAAGGCTGGAGGTGGTGAGGAgtgagtaagggagaggaacagaagaTGGAGGTATTCATGCATATgttaacagagaaaaaaaaaaaaaaaggaagaacaaagcaaaagtgagcaagagagaaaaaaaaaggaggaaaacccCAAAAACGATTTCAGCACAGCATAAAacatagataataaaaaaaacctgCCCAAAAATAAACTCATATGTAACTTTTCCACATTGAACACTTCCTCAAACACACCATACACACTCCTTAGAAAAgatagagagtgagaaagagagagagagaaaaagaggaaaggaagtaaaggaaaaccaTGCCCCTCAAAAAAACAACTCAAACACAATACAcagagaagacaaaataaaaaaaaaataatagataagaaaaaaggaaaaaaagggcaagcaaaaaaaataaaataaataaaacaaaaaaaacaaaaaaataaattaaaaaaccaTACACAACACAAAcgcatgaataaaaaaacaaaaacaagatagaaaaaaagaaagaaaaaaaatcacacacacaaaaaaaaaggcaaaaccaaaacaaaccaatGCTAAATAAACTCATGCTAAACACTTACACATGATTCACCTCAACAAACTTGGTGCACTTCTCATCCTCTGGGACAGGGCACCTTCCCAGCGACACCTTGTAGTCCACCACGCCAAAGGGTGCAGACTGCACAGTGACCGGCAAGGGCTGGAACTGTCGGATGGCATCCAGTTGGATGTAGAAAAAAGTGTGCCAATCACTCGGACACGTTTTCTGTGGATCTGGAGATGGATAGGgtggggggagatggaggaagtggtggaggaggaggggtgaggataaggaggacaaggaggaagaggataaagacaAGAATGAGGATAACAAgtaggacaaggaggaggaggataaagacaagaatgaggatgacaaggaggagaaggagaaagtggaCAAGAAGAcaggcaagaaggaaaagaaggagggaagaggaaaagaaagggatagaggaggaggaggaggacaagaagaaggaggagaaggagaaagagaagaaggatggaggaggaggatgaggaggagagaaggatggtaAGTAAAGATTATGGTTCTCAGTTCCCAAGTCTCTTTAACTCTTACTACTGAATTATTACTGTACTTTATTGAGTATATAATTTACCATTGTTTACATTATGAAGGGGTGAGAGCTGCCctgatacaacaacaactgttACCATACCCCCAAGAAATTTAGCCCTAAGGCCCTAAGGAGACCCCTGAAACCGTAACCTAATTGATACAACTCTGGAAAACCCCTTGATACCCTAACCCTAGAAAGGAGCCTGAAAAAACACATCCCTAAGACCCTAACATAGCAAACACACTTCTAGAGAAAGCTTCTGGTGCCCTAACCTAATAAACAAAGCCCTAAGAAACTACTCCTGAGACCCTAAACCCCTGACTCACCCTAACCCAAAAAATGCAGTCCTTACAGCACACCCCTGATGGCTCTGACTCAATACAAGGGAGTCAAATGGAGTTCTGTTTGTACGCCACATTGCAAACTCTGGGTCTCCGGTGTTGGTCTGAGCCTGCCTAAGTAAGCATCTGTAGTATGTCACTCACTATGCTAAATAACAAGCTGGGACATGAAAACACAACTCCTGTATTTGTGACAAAAATACAcgtatcctttaatttttgatgaatgcttttgactgtttggggaccagtacctcagtgggcctttttattcctatgaattttgttgcccttggctggtgtccctcctacaccaaaaacaacaacaaacgaacaaaacaTAGAGGGCATACAGTTAATGAAATAAACTAGTAACAAATGAGCAAAGGGAAACACACAGCGACAAGCACAGACAGCATTGTAACCTGCAAACAGCACAAGACAAGACCATCACAAACCGAGGACCCCCTGTACTCACTGATGTGGTTGCCGGGAGGAATCTGGTAGAGGTAGGTGGCGCCGTAACCACTGTCGGTCTGAACGGTGAGCTTGGTGGACTTGGATGGTGTCATCTTGGTGCGGAAGCGACAGTCAAACATGAGAGTGGTGTTGATGGCATGATGCAGGGTAAAGTTGAAGCATTTGACATTGTGGTTCATATCCGACGACTGGAACTCAAGCTCTGTGGGAAAATACGAATGTTTATCTAtatgttaattttatttatttttttctttttctttattcttgccTGTaagtttctttcattcttagtttcttttcttttttctttttctttcaataaggGCTTAGAATCAAACCCTGCATtttgattttattcttttctttccttgtttcttaatttatttatacctgctaataaattttctttctttcaatctttttttcttcttcctttcattgagAACTCAAATTCAAGGCCTTGCAGAGAAACAAGAATACCTGCTTGTagattttctatttctctctctctctctctctctctctctctctctctctctctctctctctctctctctctctctctctctctctctctctctcttttttttttttgtgtgtgtgtgtgtgtgtgtgagtgtgagaggaTCTGTATCAAACTgaacaaaaattgaaggataagaaaTGCCCAATGGAGGCGTCAATCCCTAACTAGATTGAGGAATATCCAGATTGTGAGGAAAAGTTTATTAAAATCTGAAAGGAAAGGTCAGAAGGCACCTTCAAGATTAAAAGGAAGTGCTGAAACCTTGAGGAGGCAGTTGCAAGAaaaagtgtgttgaaacctacAGGAGATAAGCAGAAGGCAACCCCAAGATTATGAGAAAAGGCACTTTAAAATCTAAAGGAAAAAGTCAGAAGCCAGCTCCAAAATTAAAAcaaagtgttgaaatattaaAGGGACAGCTAGGAGGCCCAAGATTgcaaggataagtgtcttgaaacctctctatTGAAGGAGTTGAAGTCACAAGAAGGAGGAAACTCAGAAATGACTacacccttctcttctctcacactaaatctacctgttctcttttctctagTGCTAGTGATCACTCtgatggggctaagagtgtgagtaacgtgtgtgtgagagtctagtgccttgtctgggctgccCCATGTGGGAGtgttggcctggtatatagcatcacattctgaaacatttttggTTACACCtgcactactttcaaaaggctcaagCTGAAGTTACCCAGGTTTTCAAGGacatttttatggttctagtgataaattAACAGTGATTTCTAACTTATAAGCAGGAGATGCACTCTGGAGAATgcagttaatcatctctgtggcccttgaaaatagtcatggtgtgtgtgtgtgtgtgtgtgtgtgtgtgtgtgtgtgtgtgtgtgtgtgtgtgtgtgtgtgtgtgtgtgtgtgtgtgtgtgtgtgtgagagagagagagagagagagagagagagagagagagagagagagagagagagagagagagagagagagagagagagagagagagagagagagagagagagagagagagagagagagagagagagagagagagagagagagagagtaattagcaCCATTACCATTCACAGATTATGGGATCATTTATGCAGCCTTCCTCCCTCAGCCACAGATCAGGGAGGCACCAGACATCAACTTACGTTGCCATTTTGggttagggaaggtgaggttgACCAACCCCTCATCCTCCCACACCCCCTGTGTGTAGTGGTAGTATGCACGCAGCTGGACCAGAGACTCCTTGGCAATGTGGCGTGGCTTGATTTTGCCGCACCGAGGATCTGCAGTGACATGACTCATATTAGGCTAAAGAATattgtgtttctttattcttcttcttctatgttcatttattttatttacagggactgccacatgtaggcctgatggcttaattcttgtagcttcctttattctctttatctatctacagGCTCCAtataagggcaacaaaaactggtgaaataataaaataaaaagaaagcctAATGAAGATGCAAGTCCCTGAAGGAGATGGTGAAAGGTAGGTTAAAAAAATTATCTgcagaagtgtcttgaaacctccctcttgaaggacaTCACTCATAAGCAGGTTtgaaaacagaagcaggcagggagttccagggtttgccagtaaaagcaatgaaagattgagaatactaaaTACTTggatcagggaggtggacagaataaggatgaaagCAGAAAATCTTGCTCAGGGAGGGAGAtccagagtttgccagtgaaaggaatgaaagaatgagaatactggtagactcttgcattagggaggtggacagaataggggtgagagaaaatagaaagccCTGTGCAGTGATgtcatgggaggagaggaggcatgcagttagcatgttCTGAGGAACAATTAGTGTGACATTAGCAATTGAAGATACTAAGATATGCAAAGAGGGAGAGATTGAAGATGgttagttagaggagttgatggGTTGAGTTGTTATCCTGTTCTTAGTGTAACAAACTTTCGACTTGTTGATAAGGTGAAAAGTAAAGGTAATATACAGACACATCTCTGTAATCTGGCAATGATGCTCCCAGGTCGACTTACATATTGCAGAAATGAATGTTTGATCTACTGAGGAAACTTTAAGTgtgacataaataaataaataaataaactggggaaaaatagaaagaaaactttGGTAAGAACGATGACTACTGACCTGAGGGTCCAATAAGCCTTAGTTCACACGTGTTTACATCTTCCtcctgtgagagagaaaaaaatattggcaTTATTTGAcggtgttatttttgttattcaataTGTAATAATTAATATCTTTTCAGTACACATACAAGTTATACAAACACAAGCAGCTATAAAACATTCAGGTCTTGACAAGAGATGCTAATTCCTCTCTGTAAACCAGCACAGTACAGCCAGTAGTACTCCTAGGGTCAGCAATCAGGATGGACCAGGATGTAATGAGTTCATGTAATTTCAAAAAGAGATCCATAGAAATAGGAGCCAGTGGTGAAATTAATGAACCGTGGGGAATGTGAAGCTACGGAAcctacacctaacctaaccttctgaTGAAAATGCTAGttacttcaccatcaccacttactTCAGACAGGGTATTGTAGCACTTCTTGGGAGCGGTTCTTTTCTGTATGCTACGAGTGGAACTACAGTAGCGCGACATTCTCTGTTCACAAAATGGGTTGGGCgtacctccttcctctccacacactaccttcatttcttccagggcacatttttcactttcctctgtCTCTGAGCTTTTCGAAGCAGgcaggaataagaggaggaagatactaTAATAACatatctcattttttctcctcatgGATTCCTCCACTAGTTTAAATTTTAAGGGTGTATTATTGCAGTTTACAACCCTTCTGTTGTTATCAGTGTTTCCTGTGttaatctttcccttttctcttgttACTGCCAAATGGAGCCAGACCACACCCAATATTTATAGTTTCTGTAGAACAAAGCCTCCTGTACGTTGAGGAAAATTACTATCAAAAATCTAAAATAAACGTTTTAGCTAAAACAGGAAAACTAGTACACATTTTTAACTTTGAATAGCTGCAACTAGGTATGTGTTGCCATGTATCTGAAAAACCCGGCAAAATTTTGCCCTaactctctcttccactttccctCACTACATGTGGCATAAATACAGACTGATTTCCACGTTAATTATCTCCCCTTCACATACATAGGAGTTTTGGTTGTTAAATGATGCAAGTTTGGAATGCTAAGCCCTTGAAGAGGCACTTAAGTAGTGATATACTACAATTTGTTATATATAGATTCTTTGTTTATAGATAATATATATAGGGCTTTGAATAAAGGGGCATGTACGTTAAAATACACTAGTGTTTATGTAAGTTGAGAAGTCGggtgggaagaaaaggaattgtAAAGGGTGTGTACCTGCCCCGTTGCAAAGGGTTGGGCGGGAATAAGAAACTGGAACTAACCTTGGGGAATTGGAAaagtaaacaacaaaaaaattaccaagACAGTGTGCCTGATGTGAACTCTTAAAATGAAACACGTAAGGATGACAAAGCATGCAAGGTAAAGTAcactgagaaagaggaggtagaagagaagCTTGGAACTAATAGGGTTCGAAAGGGAGGACTAGCGGTGATGAGTGAGAATGACGAAGAGAACTAGAGCAGAGTAAGCAtagggagaaagtggaggaaaaagataagcTAGGAACTAATACAATACGCAAATGTGACGCTAAATTATGTGATTGAGTGGGTGGGATATTAGCTGTGTGTATGGTTGTATAGATAGAATGTATGGCAAAGATTTTACAACTAAGTATGGATTCTTATAAAAATGACAGGAACGAAACTAATTCTTTGCttagtaagaaggaaaaaaaaacgtttcattGTTGCTTACTTACCAGTGTTAGAGCCATGGTTAAGAAATACTAGTGGTCCCAGTTTACAAACTTTAAGATATTCTACTTcctatcaagagagagagagagagagagagagagagagagagagagagagagagagagagagagagagacttggtgtAAATATCTGTGGAAAATATTGTATAAATTATTCTTTTTGGGTGTAAGTTTGAGCTTGGGCAGTGCAATGTTGAGAATTGCGCGTGACGTGGAGAGATAACATATTTCTGAAGCGCTTTTcactctcaccacgactattttcatgATCTGCTGGGTTCTCAATactgtttctgctgttaataatatagaaattttgttaatctgtcactggaaccacgcaaaaagaaagaaaacactcttaaaaaccggTGTCACATCAacagaaccttttgaaagtagaggtgtggccagaagtgtttcaagaTACAACTTCCCGTCAAAAATGCATTGATTTACCTGTTAGTCAGCTCGTCAATCCATATCTATCCTGTGTCTATCCGTCCACCTCGCACGTGTGAGGAGCTATGCATAGAACAGGTGGCCTGTACAGATATTACAATAATCTAGTACCCCACTAACACCTCTGACGTGCGGCTGCCAAATGTCTCACAAATAGTGGGAGACGAGTAGGGCTGGGAGAGTGAGGTGTAAATAAAGAGTTGGCAACACTGGTTGTAAagcgtcgagagagagagagagagagagagagagagagagagtatacagtGGGACGAGAGGCCTTGAGGGTTGAAGCGGTTCCGACCGTTTGCAGCTCTCAGTGCGGTGGCGACTTTGAGGAAgtgaggtagtgtgtgtgtgtgatctctcGCCTGCCTGCCACACTGCCTGCTGCATCCTTGCTTTATTCAGGTAAACTGCAGGTGTATTGAAGGTGTAGGCTGGgctgcaggtgtgtggcggggTGCGTGGAGGTGTGTGAAGTGTGTTACAGGTACATGGTGGAGGTTTCAGAAATAACTTGTTGGGTAGCTCAGTTATTTTCATCGcttatatagtgtgtgtgtgtgtgctctctctctctctctctctctctctctctctctctctctctctctctctctctctctctctccatccgtgtgtgtgtgcgttttcgAAAGCGAGGTTCAACGTGgcccggtgagagagagagagagagagagagagagagagagagagagagagagagagttaggtgaTCTTCATTGGATATTTGGTTACATTcctcgtttcttcttcctcctcttcttcctcctcttcctcctccttttcctcatagATAGTAGTCAAAGctgaacaggaggaagaggagaggaatccgggtcagagagagagagagagagagagagagagagagagagagagaggggggggggattgGGAGAGAGACGTGTCACATGGAACGTTTGTTATGGaggtagatctctctctctctctctctctctctctctctctctctctctctctctctctctctctctctctctctctctctctcagtgctaaTTCTGGGTCTTTGTCACATAAAGATCAGGTTACAATGGGTGTCCTTATGATTCTCGCCCTCAAGGAAGTGAAAACATttagtgataataacaataataataataataataataataataataataataataatggtgtcTTTGAAGGCATTTTAAATAATATACATtttattacgtgtgtgtgtgtgtgtgtgtgtgtgtgtgtgtgtgtgtgtgtgtgtgtgtgtgttaccaagTCCCCGACATTcttaaattcctcctcctcctcctcctcctcctcctcctcctcctcctcctcttggtacTGTTACTGTTTTGTAGGGAAAGAGGAgcatgaggaagatgaggaggaggaggaggaggaggagagcgtgcAATGGATGTGCAGCTTGAAGTACgcgagatgaggaggaggaggaggaagaggaagattgaacagtatctatttttttcttttttggtatcgatagattgttattattattattattattattattattattattattattattattattattattatttgttgtt
This genomic window from Scylla paramamosain isolate STU-SP2022 chromosome 33, ASM3559412v1, whole genome shotgun sequence contains:
- the LOC135089789 gene encoding uncharacterized protein LOC135089789 yields the protein MRRKNEICYYSIFLLLFLPASKSSETEESEKCALEEMKVVCGEEGGTPNPFCEQRMSRYCSSTRSIQKRTAPKKCYNTLSEEEDVNTCELRLIGPSDPRCGKIKPRHIAKESLVQLRAYYHYTQGVWEDEGLVNLTFPNPKWQQLEFQSSDMNHNVKCFNFTLHHAINTTLMFDCRFRTKMTPSKSTKLTVQTDSGYGATYLYQIPPGNHINPQKTCPSDWHTFFYIQLDAIRQFQPLPVTVQSAPFGVVDYKVSLGRCPVPEDEKCTKFVEVNHVIVTKNTSDDLWSVELTPVSKVGNYTVRVQIVSDWCPMTNGTKGCYIAVSPKFYIPTSLMGYILLLVILCIILFIICVFLMIWNRRRVNREFFESLATKQTTTLLVYHPESHAALEFVKKLAEFLRNLCSVTPLMMDSEVVLENPTRWMKTSMKTANRVLFIVPRDAKVAKLLILHTPVEGGDGRVLWLRLHRRPRACEVSGQAGASQEW